A window of the Rhodothermales bacterium genome harbors these coding sequences:
- a CDS encoding GNAT family N-acetyltransferase codes for MNVSIQRIDTLTPASDPPLEGLTFLLRDAIDDGASVGFLSESKDETLRDYWTEVLAECAAGRRLALVASRDGMILGSVQLVMATQENAPHRAEVQRLLVHRDYRRAGLGRRLMVDIERQALALGRTLLLLNTRSGDPPEHFYRSLGYQVVGVVPDFALNPDGSMNDTTIMYRRLTTNNDVDATSTILLTQY; via the coding sequence GTGAATGTCTCAATTCAGCGGATCGATACGCTCACGCCGGCCAGCGATCCACCACTCGAGGGGCTGACCTTCCTGCTCCGCGACGCCATCGACGACGGCGCCTCGGTGGGGTTTCTCTCGGAGTCGAAAGACGAAACGCTGAGGGATTACTGGACGGAAGTACTGGCCGAGTGCGCCGCCGGCCGGCGGCTGGCGCTGGTCGCCTCGCGCGATGGGATGATCCTCGGGTCGGTGCAACTCGTGATGGCAACGCAAGAAAACGCTCCGCATCGCGCCGAGGTGCAACGGTTGCTCGTGCACCGCGATTACCGACGCGCCGGCCTCGGCCGACGGTTGATGGTAGACATTGAGCGCCAGGCGCTGGCGCTGGGCCGGACGCTCCTCCTGCTCAACACACGCAGCGGCGATCCACCCGAACATTTCTACCGTTCCCTGGGCTACCAGGTGGTGGGTGTCGTGCCGGATTTCGCACTGAACCCGGATGGTTCGATGAACGATACGACGATCATGTATCGGAGGCTCACGACGAACAATGACGTTGACGCAACCTCTACCATTTTACTAACCCAATACTAG
- a CDS encoding sugar phosphate isomerase/epimerase family protein, translating into MSSRRQFLQTAALAGAAVVAPIAPAVSAGLASPAPRRTRFGVSTYSFWRFNGPKEDTPIESCIDQAAEMGFDGVELLLMQMASEDNGYLQNIKRRAFTHGLDLMGFSTHQGFVYPDAAKRQEEIDKTIHQIELAYKLGIPTMRLNTGRWGTSASFDALMANRGIEPVLEGYTEEQGFGWVIDAIEKCLPTAEACGVLIGLENHWGLGRTAEGVMRIVEAIDSPWLQVTMDTGNFLEDPYDQLEQLAPRTVLVQAKTYYGGGKWYTLELDYPRIAGILKKHAYNGYISLEFEGNEDAATAIPKSLELLRSAFA; encoded by the coding sequence ATGTCCTCTCGCCGCCAGTTCCTCCAGACCGCCGCCCTCGCCGGCGCCGCTGTCGTCGCACCGATCGCGCCGGCGGTTTCCGCCGGATTAGCCTCACCTGCGCCCCGTCGCACCCGCTTCGGCGTCTCCACCTATTCGTTCTGGCGATTCAACGGCCCGAAGGAAGACACCCCGATCGAATCCTGCATCGACCAGGCGGCCGAGATGGGGTTCGACGGCGTCGAGCTGCTGCTCATGCAGATGGCGTCGGAGGACAACGGCTATCTCCAGAACATCAAACGGCGCGCGTTTACGCACGGGCTGGATCTGATGGGCTTCTCCACCCACCAGGGCTTCGTCTACCCGGACGCCGCCAAACGGCAGGAGGAGATCGACAAAACCATCCATCAGATCGAGTTAGCCTATAAACTGGGCATCCCGACGATGCGCCTCAACACCGGTCGCTGGGGCACATCGGCCTCGTTTGACGCCCTCATGGCGAACAGGGGGATCGAGCCTGTATTGGAAGGCTACACAGAAGAACAGGGCTTTGGCTGGGTGATCGACGCCATCGAAAAATGCCTGCCGACCGCCGAGGCGTGCGGCGTGTTGATCGGCCTCGAAAACCACTGGGGACTCGGTCGGACCGCCGAGGGGGTAATGCGTATCGTCGAGGCTATCGACTCGCCCTGGCTCCAGGTTACCATGGATACCGGCAACTTCCTCGAAGATCCCTACGACCAACTCGAACAGCTGGCGCCCCGGACCGTCCTCGTCCAGGCCAAGACGTATTACGGCGGCGGGAAGTGGTACACGCTGGAGCTCGACTACCCGCGGATCGCGGGCATCTTGAAAAAACACGCCTACAATGGCTACATCTCCCTCGAATTCGAGGGCAACGAAGACGCCGCGACGGCTATCCCGAAGAGCCTGGAGTTGCTTCGTTCCGCGTTTGCCTGA
- a CDS encoding DUF305 domain-containing protein: MVRLIRYGNVAALLALFATSACGTTGPMTTETPPPAAASPSTAELEALYQARLEGARTRFVQADVNFMTGMIGHHAQALIMSALAPTNGANPTVQVLAARIINAQKDEIALMQTWLRDRDQPVPEVHISGTTLMVHGAGDHSAHAHMPGMLTDAQLQELEAARGAEFDRLFLTYMIQHHSGAITMVDDLFAADGAGQDEASFKIASDINVDQITEIARMKKMLDALTEAGKAP; the protein is encoded by the coding sequence ATGGTACGACTTATTCGATACGGGAATGTCGCCGCGTTGCTGGCGCTTTTCGCTACCTCGGCCTGCGGCACCACCGGCCCGATGACCACCGAAACCCCGCCGCCCGCCGCGGCCTCTCCGTCGACCGCCGAGTTGGAGGCGCTCTACCAGGCGCGCCTCGAGGGCGCCCGCACCCGCTTCGTCCAGGCCGATGTCAACTTTATGACGGGCATGATCGGGCACCACGCCCAGGCCCTCATCATGTCTGCCCTGGCGCCGACGAATGGCGCCAATCCCACCGTTCAGGTCCTGGCGGCCCGCATCATCAACGCCCAGAAGGACGAGATCGCCCTGATGCAGACGTGGCTCCGCGACCGCGATCAGCCCGTCCCCGAGGTGCATATTTCGGGCACGACCCTCATGGTCCATGGCGCCGGCGACCACTCGGCCCATGCCCACATGCCTGGCATGCTCACCGACGCCCAGCTCCAGGAGCTGGAGGCTGCTCGCGGAGCCGAGTTCGACCGGCTGTTCCTTACCTACATGATCCAGCACCATAGCGGGGCCATCACCATGGTGGACGACCTGTTCGCGGCCGACGGCGCCGGCCAGGATGAGGCTTCGTTTAAGATCGCGTCGGACATCAACGTCGACCAGATTACCGAAATCGCGCGCATGAAAAAGATGCTCGACGCCCTGACCGAAGCCGGCAAAGCGCCCTGA
- a CDS encoding DUF2164 domain-containing protein, whose amino-acid sequence MAITLAEADRNDAVASIQRYAEENLDQPMGGLAAGALLDYILEEIGPSIYNQAVADVQERLHARLAEIDSDLHEEPFGYWRKRAGRRKR is encoded by the coding sequence ATGGCCATCACATTAGCCGAAGCAGACCGCAACGACGCCGTCGCTTCCATCCAGCGGTACGCGGAGGAAAATCTGGATCAACCGATGGGGGGCCTGGCCGCCGGTGCGCTGCTGGACTACATTCTGGAGGAGATCGGCCCCTCAATCTACAACCAGGCCGTGGCCGACGTGCAGGAGCGGCTTCACGCCCGGCTCGCCGAGATCGATAGCGACCTTCACGAGGAGCCGTTCGGCTACTGGCGGAAGCGCGCCGGCCGGCGTAAACGGTGA
- a CDS encoding YCF48-related protein, which produces MKSTRARRGIPGFFLLLIILCSTPASAFAQYGWQWQNPNPQGSDLFAVASLGGNTAVAVGAFGAILRTTDAGVSWTEIDSGTTASLRGVSFADSDHGLAVDVFGTLLRTSDGGFTWEAEDSGQPFIILNRVVMIDASTAVAVGSSGTIIRTEDGGDTWSAQVSGFNSTINGVDFVNASVGTVVGTGGAIFRTVDGGTSWTSQQSNTMASLVAVEFTDASTGTVAGFSGVIRRTTDGGATWTAQTSGTTGVINAVRFSDALNGIAVGGGIVCGNTMRTTDGGATWTIPAGNCAIQSLYDVVFDGAGSALAVGGLGTTARTTDGGVSWTELSAGPYDMYHDVFFTDANTGVVVGTGGRVLRTSDDGTTWTPHSGFTVANLFAVSFVDASTGTAVGQSGAIYRTTDGGATWTFQQSGLTLIQFQDVDFTDANTGTIVGTGGTILRTTNGGAAWTPQSSGIIQTLYGVDFVDTNVGTAVGVSVSQKGTILRTTDGGATWTPQDSGVTWFLNAVSFVDANNGWAAGENGTIIRTEDGGATWGPQVSGTTNSLYRIQFTDLQHGTAVGRFGTLLRTTDGGQTWVKQVSRTSQTLRGISFTDADTGTIVGEFGSILRTTSGGEPVPVSVEERPNFTPGFTLEPGYPNPFRASTTLGVVLPTAGPVSLRIYDVLGREVAVLLDGVLPAGKHVATWEPHHLANGLYLARLIGAGGSETVRLVLMR; this is translated from the coding sequence ATGAAATCGACCAGAGCGCGACGCGGTATTCCAGGGTTTTTCCTTCTACTGATCATCCTCTGCTCCACTCCGGCTTCCGCATTCGCGCAATACGGCTGGCAGTGGCAGAACCCGAATCCACAGGGCAGCGATCTCTTCGCGGTAGCTTCCCTCGGCGGGAATACGGCGGTGGCCGTCGGCGCTTTCGGGGCGATTCTCCGAACGACCGACGCCGGCGTGAGCTGGACAGAGATCGATAGCGGCACCACGGCCTCGCTTCGCGGCGTCTCGTTTGCCGATTCGGACCATGGCCTCGCCGTTGACGTCTTCGGCACGCTCCTCCGCACAAGTGATGGAGGATTCACCTGGGAAGCGGAGGATAGCGGGCAGCCGTTCATCATCCTCAATCGGGTTGTCATGATCGATGCATCCACGGCGGTCGCCGTGGGCTCGAGCGGTACTATCATCCGAACGGAAGATGGCGGTGATACCTGGAGCGCTCAGGTCAGCGGCTTTAACAGTACGATCAATGGCGTCGACTTTGTAAATGCCTCGGTCGGGACCGTGGTGGGGACGGGGGGCGCCATCTTTCGGACGGTGGATGGCGGAACGAGCTGGACCTCCCAGCAAAGCAATACGATGGCCTCGCTGGTGGCCGTGGAATTCACCGACGCCAGCACGGGCACCGTCGCGGGCTTCTCCGGCGTCATCCGACGCACCACCGACGGGGGCGCCACTTGGACGGCGCAAACGAGCGGCACAACCGGCGTCATAAACGCCGTACGTTTCTCCGATGCGCTGAATGGCATCGCCGTCGGCGGGGGCATCGTGTGCGGCAATACGATGCGCACGACCGACGGCGGGGCGACCTGGACGATACCGGCCGGCAACTGCGCCATCCAGTCGCTATACGATGTGGTGTTTGACGGGGCCGGGTCCGCCCTGGCCGTGGGCGGCCTGGGTACCACGGCGCGCACAACCGACGGCGGCGTGAGCTGGACGGAGCTGTCGGCCGGCCCATACGACATGTACCACGACGTCTTTTTTACGGACGCCAACACGGGCGTGGTGGTCGGTACAGGCGGTCGGGTCCTCCGCACAAGCGACGACGGGACCACCTGGACGCCGCACTCCGGTTTCACGGTAGCCAACCTGTTCGCCGTCTCCTTCGTCGACGCCTCTACAGGCACGGCCGTCGGCCAGAGCGGCGCCATCTATCGGACCACCGACGGCGGGGCTACCTGGACCTTTCAACAGAGCGGCCTCACCCTCATCCAGTTCCAGGATGTCGACTTCACCGACGCGAACACCGGCACGATCGTCGGCACCGGCGGCACCATCCTCCGCACTACAAACGGCGGCGCCGCCTGGACCCCGCAGTCGAGCGGCATCATACAGACGCTGTACGGGGTGGATTTTGTCGACACGAATGTAGGCACCGCCGTCGGCGTCTCCGTCTCGCAAAAAGGGACGATCCTGCGCACGACCGACGGCGGGGCCACCTGGACGCCCCAGGATAGCGGCGTGACCTGGTTTTTGAATGCCGTATCGTTCGTGGATGCGAACAACGGCTGGGCCGCCGGCGAAAACGGAACCATCATCCGCACCGAAGACGGGGGCGCCACCTGGGGGCCCCAGGTGAGCGGCACGACGAATTCCCTCTATCGCATCCAGTTCACCGACCTCCAGCACGGCACCGCCGTCGGCCGGTTCGGGACGCTGCTTCGCACCACCGACGGGGGGCAGACGTGGGTGAAACAGGTGAGCCGCACCTCGCAAACACTCCGCGGCATCTCGTTTACTGATGCCGACACCGGGACGATCGTCGGTGAATTCGGCAGCATCCTGCGGACGACCTCGGGCGGCGAGCCGGTGCCGGTGAGTGTCGAGGAACGGCCGAATTTCACCCCGGGCTTCACCCTGGAACCGGGATACCCGAATCCATTCCGCGCCAGCACGACACTCGGCGTGGTGCTCCCCACCGCCGGCCCGGTCTCGCTGCGCATCTACGACGTCTTGGGCCGTGAAGTAGCGGTACTGCTGGATGGCGTGTTGCCCGCAGGAAAG